In the Fusobacterium sp. FSA-380-WT-3A genome, one interval contains:
- a CDS encoding NAD(P)/FAD-dependent oxidoreductase: MKYDIIFLGGGQAGVFGAYEAITKNPDLKVLVIDKGKMLKNRVCPKELTGKCANCPTCSIIYGVSGAGAFSDSKFNMDYKVGGDVHKVTGKEIVNETIKDVVNIYRKFGFNEEPTGLKYNPAMIEIKRKCIENRVQLIDTPTMHLGTDGSRKLYTKLIDFLLEKGVEFKVERDIEELLIKDGKIYGAKVLYKGEPEEYYSDNVLLAMGRSGAQKVMEMCHKTGVKCSNGAIDVGVRVEIPDIVMKEINENFYEAKMIYYSKTYKDKMRTFCSNPSGFIAMEKHADDVVLANGHAYKNKKSQNTNLALLCTKTFTEPFDKPFEYATAIAKMSSMLTGGKLLLQSYGDLKEGKRSTEEKLERLNIVPTTSDYVAGDISLACPKRILDNIIEFIEAHDKITPGFASADLLLYFPEIKFRSTRMEIDSNMMTNIDGLYAAGDGSGYGSGLNIAAVMGILAVRHMLTRI, translated from the coding sequence ATGAAATACGATATAATTTTTCTTGGTGGTGGACAAGCTGGAGTTTTTGGAGCTTATGAAGCTATAACAAAAAATCCTGATTTAAAAGTTTTAGTAATTGATAAAGGAAAAATGTTAAAAAATAGAGTTTGTCCAAAGGAACTTACAGGAAAATGTGCTAATTGCCCTACTTGTTCTATTATATATGGAGTAAGTGGAGCTGGAGCTTTCTCTGACTCAAAATTTAATATGGATTATAAAGTTGGAGGAGATGTTCATAAAGTTACAGGAAAAGAGATTGTTAATGAAACTATAAAAGATGTTGTTAATATATATAGAAAATTTGGATTTAATGAAGAGCCTACAGGACTTAAATATAATCCAGCTATGATAGAAATAAAAAGAAAATGTATAGAGAATAGAGTTCAACTTATAGATACTCCTACTATGCATTTAGGAACTGATGGTTCTAGAAAATTATATACAAAACTTATAGATTTTCTTTTAGAAAAAGGTGTAGAGTTTAAAGTTGAAAGAGATATAGAAGAGCTTCTTATAAAAGATGGAAAAATTTATGGAGCTAAAGTTTTATATAAAGGTGAGCCAGAAGAATATTATTCTGATAATGTTTTACTTGCTATGGGTAGAAGTGGAGCTCAAAAAGTTATGGAAATGTGCCATAAAACTGGAGTTAAATGTTCTAACGGAGCTATTGATGTAGGAGTTAGAGTTGAGATTCCTGATATTGTTATGAAAGAAATAAATGAAAATTTCTATGAAGCTAAAATGATATATTATTCAAAAACTTATAAAGATAAAATGAGAACTTTCTGTAGTAATCCTAGTGGATTTATAGCTATGGAAAAACATGCTGATGATGTAGTTTTAGCCAATGGACATGCCTATAAAAATAAAAAATCTCAAAATACAAACTTAGCTTTACTATGTACAAAAACATTTACAGAACCTTTTGACAAACCATTTGAGTATGCTACAGCTATAGCAAAAATGTCATCAATGCTTACAGGGGGAAAACTTCTTCTTCAATCTTATGGAGATTTAAAAGAGGGAAAACGTTCTACTGAAGAAAAATTAGAAAGACTTAATATTGTTCCTACTACTTCTGATTATGTAGCTGGAGATATTTCTCTTGCTTGTCCAAAAAGAATATTAGATAACATTATTGAGTTTATAGAAGCTCATGATAAAATTACTCCAGGATTTGCTTCTGCTGATTTACTTCTTTATTTCCCAGAAATAAAATTCAGAAGTACAAGAATGGAAATTGATTCTAATATGATGACTAATATAGATGGACTTTATGCTGCTGGAGATGGTTCTGGTTATGGTAGTGGATTAAATATTGCTGCTGTAATGGGAATATTGGCTGTTAGACATATGCTAACTAGAATATAA
- a CDS encoding YgiQ family radical SAM protein, with translation MMFLPTTLEEVKKLGWDSLDVILISGDTYIDSSYNGTALIGKWLVKNGYKVGVIAQPDINSPDDITRLGEPKLYWGVSAGCVDSMVANYTATKKRRHKDDFTPGGENNRRPDRASIVYTGLIRRFFKNSKIPIVLGGIEASLRRITHYDYWSNNLRRSLIFDAKADILSYGMGEKSMLSLAEAIKNNKDWRNIRGLAYISKEANPDYITVPSFEECVEDKFKFIDMFNIFYKNCDPITAKGLNQKHGDRWLIQNPPSETFSQELLDEIYGLDYERDVHPYYKAQGFVRAIDTIKYSLTTHRGCYGECNFCAIAIHQGRTVSSRSEESILKEIKDITKDKKFKGHISDLGGPTANMYQMECSKKLKFGACSDKRCLYPNVCPALKPNHKKQIDILTKIRNLDKIKKVFIASGIRYDLILGDKVNGDKYLEEIVAHHVSGQMKIAPEHTEDKILDLMGKPGKDELIKFKRRFYELNKKLDKKQFLTYYLIAAHPGCNEKDMLDLKIFASEELKISPEQVQIFTPTPSTYATLMYYTEINPFTEKKIFVEKDNGKKEKQKNIIIPREKNQNTSHKSTFNKDKKVLSNKSDKNNFKNKNFKKTR, from the coding sequence ATTATGTTTTTACCTACTACTTTAGAAGAAGTAAAAAAATTAGGTTGGGATTCTCTTGATGTAATTCTTATATCAGGAGATACCTATATTGATTCATCATACAATGGAACTGCCCTTATTGGAAAATGGCTTGTAAAAAATGGTTATAAAGTTGGAGTTATTGCTCAACCTGATATAAATTCTCCAGATGATATTACTCGTCTTGGTGAACCAAAACTTTATTGGGGAGTTTCTGCTGGTTGTGTTGATTCAATGGTAGCCAATTATACAGCTACAAAAAAAAGAAGACATAAAGATGATTTCACTCCTGGTGGAGAAAATAATCGTCGTCCTGATAGAGCTTCTATAGTTTATACAGGACTTATTAGAAGATTTTTTAAAAACAGTAAAATTCCTATTGTTTTAGGTGGAATAGAAGCAAGTCTTAGAAGAATTACTCACTACGATTATTGGTCTAATAATCTTCGTCGTTCTCTTATTTTCGATGCTAAAGCTGATATTCTCTCTTATGGAATGGGAGAAAAATCTATGCTTTCTCTAGCTGAGGCTATAAAAAACAACAAAGATTGGAGAAATATTCGTGGACTTGCATATATTTCAAAAGAAGCAAATCCTGATTATATTACTGTTCCATCTTTTGAAGAATGTGTTGAAGATAAATTTAAATTTATAGATATGTTTAATATATTCTATAAAAATTGTGACCCAATTACAGCTAAGGGATTAAATCAAAAACATGGAGATAGATGGCTTATACAAAATCCACCATCAGAAACTTTTTCTCAAGAATTACTTGATGAAATCTATGGTTTAGACTACGAAAGAGATGTACATCCATATTATAAAGCTCAAGGATTTGTAAGAGCTATTGATACTATAAAATATTCTCTTACAACTCATAGAGGTTGTTATGGAGAATGTAATTTTTGTGCTATTGCTATTCATCAAGGAAGAACAGTTTCATCTCGTAGCGAAGAATCAATACTAAAAGAGATAAAAGATATTACTAAGGATAAAAAATTTAAAGGTCATATATCAGATTTAGGTGGGCCTACTGCTAATATGTATCAAATGGAATGTAGTAAAAAATTAAAATTTGGAGCTTGTAGTGATAAAAGATGCCTTTATCCAAATGTTTGTCCAGCTCTAAAACCTAACCACAAAAAACAAATTGATATTTTGACAAAAATAAGAAATCTTGATAAAATAAAAAAAGTATTTATTGCTTCTGGTATAAGATATGATTTAATCTTAGGAGATAAAGTAAATGGTGATAAATATTTGGAAGAAATAGTTGCTCATCATGTATCTGGACAGATGAAAATTGCTCCAGAACACACAGAGGATAAAATCCTTGACTTAATGGGAAAGCCTGGAAAAGATGAACTTATTAAATTTAAAAGAAGATTTTATGAATTAAATAAAAAGTTAGATAAAAAACAATTTTTAACTTACTATTTAATAGCTGCTCATCCAGGTTGTAACGAAAAAGATATGTTAGATTTAAAGATTTTTGCTTCTGAGGAATTAAAAATAAGCCCTGAACAAGTTCAAATCTTTACCCCTACACCATCTACTTATGCTACTTTGATGTATTATACAGAGATAAATCCTTTTACAGAAAAGAAAATATTTGTAGAAAAGGATAATGGTAAAAAAGAAAAACAAAAAAATATTATTATTCCTCGTGAGAAAAATCAAAATACTTCTCATAAATCTACATTTAATAAAGATAAAAAAGTTTTATCAAATAAATCTGATAAAAATAATTTTAAAAATAAAAATTTCAAAAAAACTAGATAA
- the der gene encoding ribosome biogenesis GTPase Der — MKPIVAIIGRPNVGKSTLFNKLVGDRVAIVDDQPGVTRDRLYRDTEWNGREFVLVDTGGLEPRNNDFMMTKIKEQAEVAVTEADVILFVVDGKAGLTALDEEVAYYLRKKTKPVILCVNKIDNYTEQQDDLIDFWALGFDNLIGISAEHKTNLGDMLDLVVELIDTVEIPEEEEDGLKIAIIGKPNAGKSSLVNKLCGKNRTIVSNIAGTTRDAIDTPVMFNENKYILIDTAGIRRKSKVEEALEYYSVLKALKAIKRADVCFLLFDGKEGLTEQDKRIAGIAHEEKKPIVIVVNKWDLIEKSKDTMKEMKESLLAELPFLAYAPIEFISALTGQRTINLFEIADNIYEEYTRTISTGLLNTVINEAVIMNPPPTRKGRVTKINYATQVGTAPPKFVLFCNYPELVHFSYSRYIENKLREAFGFEGSPIEISFEKKN, encoded by the coding sequence ATGAAACCAATTGTTGCTATTATTGGAAGACCTAATGTTGGAAAATCTACTCTTTTTAATAAGCTAGTTGGAGATAGAGTTGCTATTGTTGATGACCAACCAGGTGTTACAAGAGATAGACTTTATAGAGATACTGAATGGAATGGAAGAGAATTTGTTTTAGTTGATACTGGAGGACTAGAACCTAGAAATAATGATTTTATGATGACAAAAATAAAAGAACAAGCTGAGGTTGCTGTTACTGAAGCTGATGTTATTTTATTTGTTGTTGATGGAAAAGCTGGACTTACAGCTTTAGATGAAGAGGTAGCTTACTATCTTAGAAAAAAAACAAAACCTGTTATCCTTTGTGTAAATAAAATAGATAACTATACAGAACAACAAGATGATTTAATAGATTTCTGGGCTTTAGGTTTTGATAATCTTATAGGAATTTCAGCTGAACATAAAACAAACTTAGGAGATATGTTAGATTTAGTTGTGGAATTAATTGATACTGTTGAAATTCCAGAAGAAGAGGAAGATGGATTAAAAATTGCCATTATCGGTAAACCTAATGCTGGAAAATCTTCTCTTGTTAATAAATTATGTGGAAAAAATAGAACTATTGTAAGTAATATTGCTGGAACTACAAGAGATGCTATTGACACTCCTGTAATGTTCAATGAGAATAAATATATTTTAATTGACACTGCTGGAATTAGAAGAAAATCTAAAGTTGAAGAAGCTTTAGAGTATTATTCAGTATTAAAAGCTTTAAAAGCTATAAAAAGAGCTGATGTATGTTTCTTATTATTTGATGGTAAAGAGGGACTTACTGAACAAGATAAAAGAATAGCTGGTATTGCTCATGAAGAAAAGAAACCAATAGTTATAGTTGTTAATAAATGGGACTTAATAGAAAAATCTAAGGATACTATGAAAGAGATGAAAGAAAGTTTACTTGCTGAGTTACCTTTCCTTGCTTATGCTCCTATTGAATTTATTTCAGCTTTAACAGGACAAAGAACTATAAATCTTTTTGAAATAGCTGATAATATCTATGAAGAGTATACTAGAACTATCTCTACAGGACTTCTTAATACTGTTATTAATGAAGCTGTTATTATGAATCCACCTCCTACAAGAAAAGGTAGAGTTACTAAAATCAATTATGCTACTCAAGTTGGTACTGCACCACCTAAATTTGTTTTATTCTGTAATTATCCAGAGCTTGTACACTTCTCATACTCTAGATATATAGAAAATAAATTAAGAGAAGCATTTGGATTTGAAGGTTCTCCAATAGAGATTTCTTTTGAAAAGAAAAATTAA
- the cas2 gene encoding CRISPR-associated endonuclease Cas2, with protein sequence MSYKYMRLLIMFDLPMNDNFEKKEYREFRHFLIENGFLMLQYSVYTRICTNQAMADNYIKKIENYIPTDGSIRGLIITEKQYEKMKIFLGKKSKQESIITDKKMIIF encoded by the coding sequence ATGAGTTATAAATACATGCGACTTTTAATTATGTTTGACCTTCCAATGAATGATAATTTTGAAAAAAAAGAGTATAGGGAGTTCAGACATTTTTTAATAGAAAATGGATTTTTAATGTTACAATATTCTGTATATACAAGAATATGTACAAATCAAGCTATGGCAGATAATTATATAAAAAAGATTGAAAATTATATTCCAACTGATGGTTCTATAAGAGGACTTATAATAACAGAAAAACAATATGAAAAAATGAAAATATTTTTAGGTAAAAAAAGTAAGCAAGAAAGTATAATAACAGATAAAAAAATGATAATTTTTTAA
- the cas1 gene encoding type II CRISPR-associated endonuclease Cas1 has product MSWRTIYITESERLSLYLDSLMIIKNGEEYKIPLKDIGSIILEDNRTSLTVKLMNKITEYNILLIFCDDKYNPTTMIFPLNSYFRQYKIVEEQINWDNNLKKLLWKEIVKVKLENQKEILKKLKKIGETTILLDKYISEVKENDLENREGLGAKIYFRELFGENFIRGNNDVVNSALNYGYTIFNSKISRIIASKGLLTYLGIHHKNEYNQFNLASDIIEVFRPIIDYYVFLNIKESEYFSREDRIELINLLNSKIKYNSYMETVYNSMEKYIEFIIEFFKTGKFNKNKMPYLEIIEFYEL; this is encoded by the coding sequence TTGAGTTGGAGAACGATCTATATAACTGAAAGTGAGAGATTATCTCTTTATTTAGATAGCTTAATGATAATAAAAAACGGTGAAGAATATAAAATTCCTTTAAAAGACATTGGAAGTATAATTTTAGAAGATAATAGAACATCTTTAACTGTAAAACTTATGAATAAAATTACTGAATATAATATTTTATTAATATTTTGTGATGATAAATACAATCCAACAACTATGATTTTTCCTTTAAATAGTTATTTTAGACAATATAAAATAGTTGAAGAACAAATTAATTGGGATAATAATCTAAAAAAATTGTTATGGAAAGAAATTGTAAAAGTAAAATTAGAAAATCAAAAAGAAATTCTAAAGAAATTAAAAAAAATAGGAGAAACAACTATACTTTTAGATAAATATATATCTGAAGTAAAAGAAAATGACTTAGAAAATAGAGAAGGTCTTGGGGCAAAAATATATTTTAGAGAATTGTTTGGAGAAAACTTTATAAGGGGTAATAATGATGTTGTAAATAGTGCTTTGAACTATGGATATACTATTTTTAATAGTAAAATTTCTAGAATAATAGCAAGTAAAGGACTATTAACTTATTTAGGTATACATCATAAAAATGAATATAATCAATTTAATTTAGCTAGTGATATTATAGAAGTATTTCGTCCTATTATAGATTATTATGTTTTTTTAAACATAAAAGAAAGTGAGTATTTTTCACGAGAAGATAGAATAGAACTTATCAATCTTTTAAATAGTAAAATTAAATATAATTCTTATATGGAAACTGTTTATAATTCTATGGAAAAGTACATAGAATTTATTATAGAATTTTTCAAAACAGGAAAATTTAATAAAAATAAAATGCCATATCTTGAAATAATAGAGTTTTATGAGTTATAA
- the cas9 gene encoding type II CRISPR RNA-guided endonuclease Cas9 (Cas9, originally named Csn1, is the large, multifunctional signature protein of type II CRISPR/Cas systems. It is well known even to general audiences because its RNA-guided endonuclease activity has made it a popular tool for custom editing of eukaryotic genomes.) — MKFRLGLDIGIASVGWCLLDDDNKIINAGVRLFPEAKSDENGKRRMRRASRRLLRRRQHRLERLRELLFDYKIIDNKEYDFYTNEVLPYEIRKKGLYNQLTNKELAIALFHLIKRRGAGEFNIETSSVEEESTKNILSKNEARLKSEDIFVCELQLEALKENKKIRGIENNFKTTSYIKEASQVLNTQKNYFSQIDDKFIEKYINILEGRRKYYDGPGKTSPYSWKDEEEWMDNLVGNCSYFPEERRMVKKSYTAELFNLLNDFNNLNLKREENTKLTKEEKLRLIEIFKKTKEVSLKTVAKTLKIDENDISGYRINKDNKAIFTSLESYIEINKIYFCNDTDILNEIGKIATYYQDVNTRTLKYNELFSEKKIEIDNEIVEKLANKLKYTGTHSLSKKAMDSIMEDLLETSKNQMELFTEKGIIPYKMDFRSEKYKYIPKTFVDNWVVSPAVKRSMIQSINVINEILALYGIPDEIVIELAREKNSDEAKNIQKEIQKRNEVEKNKIKEILAERKLDKKYFELIRYWDKQDGRCMYSNEYIPIENLIENPLAYEIDHIIPRSISFDDSQDNKVFVKRIENQNKGQRSPYEYFSLSGTNRSYEDFKKQVLEMYNRKMISMKKRDNLLLEEEITKYSPNFIARNLVDTRYSTRELMNLLRRFFIDKQKNVKIKSIKGSFTSQIRKQWDLTKLRDVSHIHHAQDAFIILMGEKILNNLRWVKEYYHKDENIRYHIRTGEILDDKSFKELFNYEYSKIIKNYKDFKFSYFVDKKPNRQLMNETIYSTRKYIEQDKKGKPIETEYVIGKITDIYDKKSKIVKYFSDEKLYKDLLVYHNDRQTFDKMLKIFNEYGGKTAKVNPFTKYFEEFGPITKYAKKDNGPAITTLKYRVSQLGNHLDITHKYNTTKKRIIMDTIPTYRADVYFNGKEYKFVSTRYLMLRDKGNYFEIDNVKYENEKLRKGIDKSYKFEFSIYNGNIIKITKKDGSIEKVRFKGVNNDERKYIEVDLIDKNYGNVIEILKSLKELSKNNKEYPIEDTINLLFKKNLSNEEANIFLNKLPLSSKQKIITIGKDVVKFEKIHTNMLGKEYVAKDRFENIIKK, encoded by the coding sequence ATGAAATTTAGATTAGGGTTAGATATTGGAATTGCTTCAGTTGGTTGGTGTTTATTAGATGATGATAACAAAATAATAAATGCAGGAGTAAGATTATTTCCTGAAGCTAAAAGTGATGAAAATGGAAAAAGAAGAATGAGAAGGGCTTCAAGAAGATTACTTAGAAGAAGACAACATAGGTTAGAAAGACTAAGAGAATTATTATTTGATTATAAAATCATAGATAATAAGGAATATGATTTCTATACAAATGAAGTTTTACCTTATGAGATTAGAAAAAAAGGATTATATAATCAATTAACAAATAAAGAATTAGCAATAGCTCTTTTTCATTTAATTAAAAGAAGAGGAGCAGGAGAATTTAATATTGAAACTTCAAGTGTAGAAGAAGAATCTACTAAAAATATTTTATCTAAAAATGAAGCTAGATTGAAATCAGAAGATATTTTTGTTTGTGAATTACAATTAGAAGCCTTAAAAGAAAATAAAAAAATAAGAGGAATTGAAAATAATTTTAAAACTACATCATATATAAAAGAAGCTAGTCAAGTTTTAAATACACAAAAAAATTATTTTTCTCAAATTGATGATAAATTTATAGAAAAATATATAAATATTTTAGAAGGAAGAAGAAAATATTATGATGGTCCAGGAAAAACTAGTCCATATAGTTGGAAAGATGAAGAAGAATGGATGGATAATTTAGTAGGAAATTGTTCTTATTTTCCAGAAGAACGCAGAATGGTAAAAAAATCATATACAGCAGAGTTATTTAATCTTTTAAATGATTTTAATAATCTTAATTTAAAAAGAGAAGAGAATACTAAACTAACAAAAGAAGAAAAGTTAAGATTAATAGAAATCTTTAAAAAAACAAAAGAAGTTTCTCTTAAAACAGTAGCAAAAACTTTAAAAATAGATGAAAATGATATTTCAGGATATAGAATAAATAAGGATAATAAAGCTATATTTACATCTTTAGAAAGTTATATAGAAATAAATAAGATTTATTTTTGTAATGATACAGATATTTTAAATGAAATTGGAAAAATTGCAACTTATTATCAAGATGTAAATACAAGAACTTTAAAATATAATGAATTGTTTAGTGAAAAGAAAATAGAAATTGATAATGAAATAGTAGAAAAATTAGCAAATAAATTAAAATATACAGGAACTCATTCTTTATCTAAAAAAGCTATGGATTCAATAATGGAAGATTTATTAGAAACTTCTAAAAATCAAATGGAACTTTTTACAGAAAAAGGAATCATTCCATATAAAATGGATTTTAGAAGTGAAAAATATAAATATATTCCAAAAACTTTTGTAGATAATTGGGTAGTAAGTCCAGCAGTAAAAAGGTCTATGATTCAGAGTATAAATGTAATTAATGAAATTTTAGCTCTTTATGGAATTCCTGATGAAATTGTAATAGAACTTGCTAGAGAAAAAAATTCTGATGAAGCTAAAAATATACAAAAAGAAATCCAAAAAAGAAATGAAGTTGAAAAAAATAAAATAAAAGAAATTTTAGCAGAAAGAAAACTTGATAAAAAATATTTTGAACTTATTAGATATTGGGATAAACAAGATGGAAGATGTATGTATTCTAATGAATATATTCCAATAGAAAATTTAATAGAAAATCCACTTGCTTATGAAATAGACCATATAATACCTCGTTCTATATCTTTTGATGATAGTCAAGATAATAAAGTTTTTGTAAAAAGAATAGAAAATCAAAATAAAGGTCAAAGAAGCCCTTATGAATATTTTTCTTTAAGTGGTACTAATAGAAGTTATGAAGATTTTAAAAAGCAAGTGTTAGAAATGTATAATAGAAAAATGATTTCTATGAAAAAAAGAGATAATCTTTTATTAGAAGAAGAAATTACAAAATATTCTCCTAATTTTATAGCTCGTAATTTGGTAGATACTCGTTACTCTACAAGAGAACTTATGAATTTGTTAAGAAGATTTTTTATTGATAAACAAAAAAATGTTAAAATAAAATCTATTAAAGGAAGCTTTACAAGTCAAATTAGAAAACAATGGGATTTAACTAAATTAAGAGATGTATCACATATTCATCATGCACAAGATGCCTTTATTATTTTAATGGGAGAAAAAATTCTTAATAATTTAAGATGGGTTAAGGAATATTACCATAAAGATGAAAATATTAGATATCATATTAGGACAGGAGAAATTTTAGATGATAAATCTTTTAAAGAATTGTTTAATTATGAATATTCAAAAATTATAAAAAATTATAAAGATTTTAAATTTTCTTATTTTGTAGATAAAAAACCTAATCGTCAACTTATGAATGAAACTATTTATAGTACTAGAAAATATATAGAACAAGATAAAAAAGGTAAACCAATAGAAACAGAATATGTTATAGGAAAAATTACAGATATATATGATAAAAAAAGTAAAATTGTTAAATATTTTTCTGATGAAAAATTATATAAAGACCTTTTAGTATATCATAATGACAGACAAACTTTTGATAAAATGTTAAAAATATTTAATGAATATGGAGGAAAAACTGCTAAAGTAAATCCGTTTACTAAATATTTTGAAGAGTTTGGACCGATTACAAAATATGCTAAAAAGGATAATGGACCAGCTATAACAACTTTAAAATATAGAGTTTCTCAATTGGGAAATCATTTAGATATAACACATAAATATAATACTACTAAGAAAAGAATAATAATGGATACAATTCCAACATATAGAGCTGATGTCTATTTTAATGGAAAAGAATATAAGTTTGTAAGTACTAGATATTTAATGTTGAGGGATAAAGGAAATTACTTTGAAATAGATAATGTAAAATATGAAAATGAAAAATTAAGAAAAGGAATAGATAAAAGTTATAAATTTGAATTTTCTATTTATAATGGAAATATTATAAAAATAACTAAAAAAGATGGTAGCATAGAAAAAGTTAGATTTAAAGGTGTCAATAATGATGAAAGAAAATATATAGAAGTTGATTTGATAGATAAAAATTATGGAAATGTAATTGAAATTTTAAAAAGCTTAAAAGAGTTATCAAAAAATAATAAAGAATATCCAATAGAAGACACTATAAATTTACTTTTTAAGAAAAATTTATCAAATGAGGAAGCCAATATATTTTTAAATAAATTACCACTAAGTTCTAAACAAAAAATTATAACTATTGGAAAAGATGTAGTTAAATTTGAAAAAATTCATACTAATATGTTAGGAAAAGAGTATGTGGCAAAAGATAGGTTTGAAAATATTATAAAAAAATAG
- a CDS encoding response regulator transcription factor, which translates to MENKVLIVEDEVKLRRIMKDFLQKENYKVIESGDGIEAVDLFFSEKPDIIVLDVMLPGLNGFEVLKEIREIDKTIPVIMLTARGNEDDVLKGYELKVDEYIVKPVSLKVLVAKIKAFLRNKTSFETIIFGGLNINVESMEITLDGESIDLSSKEFELLMFLIKNRNQVLTRDKIITSLWGYDYEGDLRAVDSQIKRLRKKLNGKYIVTVRGVGYKIEEE; encoded by the coding sequence ATGGAAAATAAAGTGCTTATTGTTGAAGATGAAGTAAAATTAAGAAGAATTATGAAAGATTTTTTACAAAAAGAAAATTATAAAGTTATTGAAAGTGGCGATGGCATCGAAGCTGTTGATTTATTTTTTTCTGAAAAGCCCGATATTATAGTCCTTGATGTTATGTTACCTGGACTTAATGGGTTTGAAGTTTTAAAAGAGATTAGAGAAATTGATAAAACAATTCCTGTGATTATGCTTACAGCTCGTGGAAATGAAGATGATGTTTTAAAAGGTTACGAATTAAAAGTAGATGAATATATTGTAAAACCTGTAAGTCTTAAAGTTTTAGTTGCAAAAATAAAGGCTTTCCTAAGGAATAAAACTTCTTTTGAAACAATAATTTTTGGTGGACTTAATATTAATGTAGAAAGTATGGAAATCACTTTAGATGGAGAATCTATTGATTTATCTTCAAAGGAATTTGAATTACTTATGTTTTTAATAAAAAATAGAAATCAAGTGCTTACTAGAGATAAAATTATTACTTCTCTTTGGGGATATGACTATGAAGGAGATTTAAGAGCTGTAGATTCTCAAATAAAAAGACTTAGAAAAAAATTAAATGGAAAATATATTGTTACAGTAAGAGGAGTAGGTTATAAAATAGAGGAGGAATAA